The Candidatus Omnitrophota bacterium nucleotide sequence GGGCGCTGCCGCCGTGGGCCAAGGCGTTGGGGGTGCAGCACAACACCGACGCCGCGGAAAACGTCCGGCCGACCGGAGTAAAATTTCCCTCCACGGTATCGCCGGCCATCGGCTCAACAATGAGCACGCTGCCGTCGGCGGCCAAGGCCTCCCGGATGCGCTGCAGCGCGCTGACCGGATCACCCATATCGTGCAGACAATCGAAGAGCGTCACTAAATCATAGCCCTTGCGCGGGACGTGGCTCGCCTCGATGACTTCAAAGGTGATCCGAGATCCGACGCCGGCATCTTGGGCGGTACGTTTGGCATACTCAATCGACGGCTGGTGGCTGTCAAATCCCCAAAAGGTCGACTTCGGATAGGCCTTCGCCAGAATAATCGTTGAGGCCCCGTGTCCGCAGCCCACATCGGCCACCTTGCCGCCGGCTTTCAGCTTGGCGTCCACGCCGGTCAGCGAGGGAATCCACTCCGCCGTCAGATGCGCCTTGTAGCCGGGCCGGAAGAACCGCTCGGTGCCGATAAACAAATCCGGATCATGCTCGCTCCAAAACATGCCCTCGCCGCTGCGAAACGCCTCGGCGATCCGCCCCTGGGCGGCCAGCATTGCCTTAATGACATAAAAGCCTCCGCCGACAAAGGCGGGGCTGGTCTCATCGGTCAGCGCGACCCCCTGCTCCGGTGAGAGCCCATAGCGGCCGGTGGCGGCATCATACTCCACATAGCCGCTGGCTGCCTGGTTGATGAGCCACTCCCGAATGTAGCGCTCGGTCGTGCCGGTGCGCTGGGCCAGCTCCTCCGGCGTCACGGACCCGCCCCACGCCATGGCCCGATAGAGCCCGAGCCGCTGCCCGATATAGACCAGCGCGGAACTGAGGGCGGCGCCGAAATCGCCCACGACCTTGCCGAGAAATGCGTTGAGCTTCTCTTGGTCCACCGCCTTCACACTGGTGCTTGCCATGCCCGCCTCCTCTGTTAGCCGATCTGGATAGTCGCCTCGCCCGGCTGCCAACTGCAAGGGCACAGTTCCCCGGTCTGCAGCGCATTGAGCACGCGCAAGACCTCCTGCGGATTGCGCCCCACGCTGAGATCCGTCACCATCACGAAGCGGATGGTGCCTTCAGGATCGACAATGAACGTCGCGCGCTGGGCCACGCCTTCCTTCGCATCCAGGATGCCCAGCGCTTCTGAGAGCTCGCGCTTCACATCCGCCAGCATGGGAAACGGCAGCGCGCTGAGGCTTTTCTGCTGGTTCCGCCA carries:
- a CDS encoding methyltransferase domain-containing protein — translated: MKAVDQEKLNAFLGKVVGDFGAALSSALVYIGQRLGLYRAMAWGGSVTPEELAQRTGTTERYIREWLINQAASGYVEYDAATGRYGLSPEQGVALTDETSPAFVGGGFYVIKAMLAAQGRIAEAFRSGEGMFWSEHDPDLFIGTERFFRPGYKAHLTAEWIPSLTGVDAKLKAGGKVADVGCGHGASTIILAKAYPKSTFWGFDSHQPSIEYAKRTAQDAGVGSRITFEVIEASHVPRKGYDLVTLFDCLHDMGDPVSALQRIREALAADGSVLIVEPMAGDTVEGNFTPVGRTFSAASVLCCTPNALAHGGSALGTVATEAALRNTVTTAGFTTFRRAAETPFNRIFEARL
- a CDS encoding peroxiredoxin → MRSVGDRFPAFRVKATVSNQVKEAFVEVSEKSYPGKWLVVFFWPKDFTFVCPTEIEEFGRLNPQFEERGAKLLGGSTDSEFVHLAWRNQQKSLSALPFPMLADVKRELSEALGILDAKEGVAQRATFIVDPEGTIRFVMVTDLSVGRNPQEVLRVLNALQTGELCPCSWQPGEATIQIG